The Streptomyces cyaneogriseus subsp. noncyanogenus region GCAGTGCGGTGAGATCGTGGGGCATCACCTCCCAGCCGAGGCCGGTCACGGGAAGGCCGCCGTGCGGCAGGTTGCGGGTGACGGGCCGGCCGTCGGCGTCGGCGGTGGCACCGTGCTCGTCGGTACCGGAGGTGCGCATCGAGCGGTAGTAGTTGACGCCGAGGGTGTCGATGGGGGCGGCGATGGTCTCCAGGTCGCCGTCCCGGACGGGGATCTCCACGCCGTATTCGGCGAGGTCGTCGACGAGGTCCTGGGGGTAGCGTCCGCGCAGGATCGGGTCGAGGTAGAAGCGGAAGCCGAACGCGTCGGCCCGGCGGGCGGCCTCCCGGTCCGCCGCGCTGTCGGTGGCGGGGCCGCTGGTGCCGAGCAGATGGCTGACGGCCAGGTCGAGGGGGCGCCGGGCGGCGGCGCGCAGCCGGCGGACGGCGAGGCCGTGGGCGAGGTGGAGGTGGTGGACGGCGCGGACGCCGTCGGCGAGGGATCGGCCGCCGGGTGCGTGGACCCCCTCCACATGGCCGAGGATCGCCGCGCAGAACGGCTCGTTCAGGGTGGTCCAGTGGGTGACGCGGTCGCCGAGACGGTCGTGGACCAGTTCGGCGTAGTCGGCGAAGCGGTGGGCCGTGTCGCGGGCGGGCCAGCCGCCGGCGTCCTGGAGCTCCTGGGGCAGGTCCCAGTGGTAGAGGGTGAGCCAGGGGGTGACGCCGCGGGCGAGCAGTTCGTCGACGAGGCGGTCGTAGAAGCCGAGCCCGGCCGGGTTGGCGGGGCCGCGCCCGCCGGGCTGGACGCGGGGCCAGGAGACGGAGAAGCGGTAGGTGTCCAGGCCCAGGGCGGCCAGCAGGGCGACGTCCTCGGGCATCCGGTGGTAGTGGTCGCAGGCGGTGTCGCCGGTGTCCCCGTTGTGCACCGCCCCCGGCACCCGGCAGAACGTGTCCCAGATGGACGCCGTACGGCCGTCCTCGGCGGCGGCCCCCTCGATCTGGTAGGCGGAGGTGGCGGCGCCGAAGCGGAAGTCGGGGGGCAGCCGGTCGATCAGCGCGTCGTGCCGTGCGGTGGCCGGCGGGGCGGTCGTGGTCATGCGGTCGCGGTCCTCGCTGGAGTGGGAGTCGGTGCGGGTACCGCGTCGGCCCGGACGCCGGGGGAGCGGCGTCCGGGCCGGGCGGGTCCGGCGGGTCAGGGCAGGCGGTGGTCGGCGTTCAGCACGGCGCCCCGCTCCGGGTGGTTCTGGTCGTAGCCCCGGGTGTCGCACTGCAGTCCGCCGACGACGCAGTGGTCGACCAGGGCCTTGAGGGTCCGGTCCTCCCACGCGTTGAAGAAGTCGTAGTGGAAGGAGTAGCCGCGCCCGCTGGAGAGCCGGACGCGGGACATGTCGCCGTCGACCGGGAACGCCATCTTGAACTCGATCATCGGCAGGGCGACCGGGTGGGAGGCCGGGCAGACGTCATGGTTGGTGCCGGGCTTCACCACCGGGTAGGCCATGTGGCTCTGGTGGTCGGGTGTGTCGAGGTGCAGGCCGTTCCAGCAACTGGGGGCCTGCATGCGGATGTTCAACTGGGTCCCGGCCGGGCAGCGGGCGGGGAAGTCGACGTTCTTGTAGCTGTCACCGCACTCCCAGCCCTCGACCCAGCCGCCGTGGTCGCGGAACTGGTCGGCGGACTGAGCCGGGTTGCCGACGACGAACCGCAGCCCCTTCGGGAAGGGGCGCACGCTGGTGTAGTCGGTGACACCGGACTTGTAGTAGATGACCTGCGGGCCCACGGGCAGGACCTTGCGGTCCCCGTCGTACAGCGAGGGCATCCAGTACGCCGAGGCGTCGGCGGGCGCGTTGCAGCTCGTGGCACCGCCGGTCAGCGAGGCGGTCGTGGAGTGCGCGTTCGTCGACCTGTTGCCCATGAAGGTGTGGTCGTGGGAGGCGCCGGGCCGGCCGGGGTGGACGATCGGGTCGTCGGGTGCCGTGTGGGTGACGGAGCAGTTGGCCTGGAACTCGTGGAAGTAGGCCGGAGGCGGTACCGCGTCGGACGGGGTGACGCCGGTGACCGGCGGGACGGCGGGGATGTATCCGTCACCGTCGGGGTCGTCGCCGGACGGCAGGGCGGAGCCGGCCGTCACGTGCCCGGTGTGACCGGTGGCCGCGTGGGCGGTGGCCGCCGCCGGTGCGGTGTCGAGGGCGGCGACGGTGCCGGCGCCCAGCGCGGAGGCGGCCAGCGCGGCGGCGAGGAGTAATCCCGACAGGGTTCTTCCGCGGATCTTCATATGGCTCTCCCTAGGGGATGAGGAATCAGCCGTAGATGCCGAACTCGTGCAGCGAGTAACCCCAGCCGGTGCCGCGTGCGGTGAGGTGGAGCCGCACATGGCGGGCGGTGGCCGCGACGTCGAGGGTGTCGACGTCGCCGTTGCCGTCGGTGACGGTGCGGACGGTGCGCCAGGTCGTGCCGTCGTCGGAGACCTGCACCTCGTAGGCGCGGGCGTACGCCGGGTCCCAGACCAACTGGAGTCTGGTGAAGGAACGCGCGGAGCCCAGGTCGACCCGGATCCACTGCGGGTCGCTCCAGTCGCTGGCCCAGCGGGTGCCCGGGTTGCCGTCGGTGGCGTTGGCCGGGGGACAGGGGCAGTCGCCGTAGGAGGACTGGAAGGAGGAGGCGGTGGTGGTCCGGTTCAGGGCGAGGTTGGTGCCCGTGACGGGCGGCGCGACGACCTTGACGGACTCGG contains the following coding sequences:
- a CDS encoding GH1 family beta-glucosidase, whose translation is MTTTAPPATARHDALIDRLPPDFRFGAATSAYQIEGAAAEDGRTASIWDTFCRVPGAVHNGDTGDTACDHYHRMPEDVALLAALGLDTYRFSVSWPRVQPGGRGPANPAGLGFYDRLVDELLARGVTPWLTLYHWDLPQELQDAGGWPARDTAHRFADYAELVHDRLGDRVTHWTTLNEPFCAAILGHVEGVHAPGGRSLADGVRAVHHLHLAHGLAVRRLRAAARRPLDLAVSHLLGTSGPATDSAADREAARRADAFGFRFYLDPILRGRYPQDLVDDLAEYGVEIPVRDGDLETIAAPIDTLGVNYYRSMRTSGTDEHGATADADGRPVTRNLPHGGLPVTGLGWEVMPHDLTALLLRLSHDYPGTPMVVTENGAAYDDHPDAHGFVDDTDRTAYLAAHLAAVAEARAHGADVRGYFAWSLLDNFEWAGGYAARFGLVRVDYATQTRTPKRSALWLRDTAHRVRTAGGASGRVGRGT
- a CDS encoding DUF1996 domain-containing protein; the protein is MKIRGRTLSGLLLAAALAASALGAGTVAALDTAPAAATAHAATGHTGHVTAGSALPSGDDPDGDGYIPAVPPVTGVTPSDAVPPPAYFHEFQANCSVTHTAPDDPIVHPGRPGASHDHTFMGNRSTNAHSTTASLTGGATSCNAPADASAYWMPSLYDGDRKVLPVGPQVIYYKSGVTDYTSVRPFPKGLRFVVGNPAQSADQFRDHGGWVEGWECGDSYKNVDFPARCPAGTQLNIRMQAPSCWNGLHLDTPDHQSHMAYPVVKPGTNHDVCPASHPVALPMIEFKMAFPVDGDMSRVRLSSGRGYSFHYDFFNAWEDRTLKALVDHCVVGGLQCDTRGYDQNHPERGAVLNADHRLP